One window of the Rhizobium etli 8C-3 genome contains the following:
- a CDS encoding calcium-binding protein: MLELSVSSGRYLVFRNNEGGGNSAELGSQIVNYDLPGLADVSFVSSKGTIIQYPVAAALAHELAHAILSHDDVTPPNYTTPGQDYVGETVEFVNAIHAEMGIQDRNSYLGFVFNSDLEQIGKQQGQSLSDGKTVGLVLVNNSNQFTAIDTGDRNDAVVLVGLDLNDTIASGTGNDFLYGGNGKDVVVGREGADILFGNDGDDILVGGTGELAALADGAASGAFGSSASESDGSADYLTGGGGGDTFLVASVLGASRVGRWDPDVSNYVFDSTVRGTFDIIRDYTSLDKILVSLEGADWWGLHNTDFSGFAVESTGYFLGGKEIYSASSGTVGLNAVYDTYYDFNLAQLTRVLIVYEQELYTAIFGVETALSGAIEGGASNDSLQGTSGEDVVLGAGGDDALDGAGGSDHLNGGSGNDAVNGGQGSDTYYYTKSDGDDILTDAAESTATDVLQFTNLNFSELAFFRAGENLLITINGTGETITLDNQYNSAGENYAIEKLSFANGSSLELGHASNTGWFNGSNSADTIVGLSGKDYLIGGLGDDVLGGDAGADVYVYSLGRWQ; the protein is encoded by the coding sequence ATGCTTGAGCTGTCCGTGTCGTCCGGGCGGTATTTAGTATTTCGAAACAACGAGGGGGGTGGCAACAGCGCCGAGCTTGGTTCGCAAATCGTTAACTACGACTTGCCAGGATTGGCCGACGTCAGTTTCGTTTCGAGCAAAGGCACCATTATTCAGTATCCGGTGGCTGCCGCTTTAGCTCACGAACTTGCCCATGCGATATTGAGCCACGACGATGTGACACCACCGAACTACACCACACCCGGCCAGGACTACGTGGGTGAAACCGTCGAATTCGTGAACGCCATTCACGCCGAAATGGGCATCCAGGATCGAAACTCCTATTTGGGTTTTGTTTTCAACTCCGACCTCGAGCAAATCGGAAAGCAGCAAGGTCAGAGCCTTAGCGATGGCAAGACAGTCGGGCTCGTTCTGGTGAATAACTCGAATCAATTTACGGCGATTGATACCGGCGATAGAAACGATGCTGTCGTGCTTGTCGGGCTCGATCTGAATGATACGATAGCCTCGGGGACAGGCAATGACTTTCTTTACGGGGGCAACGGTAAGGATGTTGTCGTCGGCCGCGAGGGCGCAGACATTTTATTTGGCAATGACGGTGACGATATCCTGGTAGGAGGAACAGGAGAATTAGCGGCACTGGCAGATGGTGCAGCATCCGGCGCCTTTGGATCCTCAGCGTCGGAAAGTGACGGCTCTGCCGATTATTTGACTGGCGGTGGCGGCGGAGACACGTTTCTCGTAGCTAGTGTCCTTGGCGCGTCAAGGGTCGGACGTTGGGATCCCGACGTAAGCAACTATGTGTTCGATAGCACTGTACGGGGAACATTCGACATTATTCGCGACTATACGTCGCTCGACAAGATCCTCGTCTCGTTAGAAGGCGCAGATTGGTGGGGACTTCACAACACCGATTTTTCTGGTTTCGCAGTAGAGAGTACGGGGTATTTCCTAGGTGGCAAGGAAATTTACAGTGCATCCAGTGGCACCGTGGGCTTAAATGCCGTCTATGACACATACTACGATTTTAATCTCGCTCAGTTGACCAGGGTATTGATCGTCTATGAGCAGGAGCTTTACACAGCGATATTCGGGGTTGAGACAGCGCTTTCAGGCGCCATTGAAGGCGGAGCCAGCAATGACAGCCTCCAAGGCACTTCTGGTGAAGACGTCGTCTTAGGGGCGGGGGGCGATGACGCGCTGGACGGCGCGGGGGGAAGTGATCATCTAAATGGCGGTTCAGGCAACGATGCAGTCAACGGGGGGCAGGGAAGTGACACGTACTATTATACGAAAAGTGATGGCGACGATATTTTGACTGACGCGGCAGAAAGCACCGCGACTGATGTTCTGCAATTTACAAATCTAAATTTTTCTGAGCTCGCATTTTTCCGTGCCGGCGAGAATCTCTTGATTACCATAAACGGCACAGGTGAAACAATCACGCTTGATAACCAGTACAACAGTGCCGGAGAAAATTACGCGATTGAGAAACTGTCGTTTGCTAATGGTAGCTCCCTTGAACTGGGTCATGCATCGAATACAGGTTGGTTCAACGGGAGCAATTCGGCCGACACGATTGTCGGCCTTTCGGGAAAGGACTACCTCATCGGAGGTCTTGGCGACGATGTGCTAGGCGGCGACGCCGGCGCCGACGTGTATGTATACAGCCTTGGTAGATGGCAATGA
- a CDS encoding SDR family oxidoreductase yields MSDTDNSRRTFMALAAAAPAALALSGTASAQTSAANPGTVPGAGRAAVITGSSRGIGAATARRLARDGYAVTVNYLTNRDLADQVVADIKAAGGRAMARQADVADPAAVKALFNAHDEAYGGVDVVVNNAGIMNVGPFSHMTDDAFNRMIATNMTGSFNVLREAARRTRDGGRIVSLSSSIILQKPAYTGAYAATKAAQEIYSSVLAKELAGRNISVNAVSPGAVDTQLLRQHGEEALRGIPEATPLRRLGQPEDIANVIALLCSQDGAWIDGQNVFANGGLG; encoded by the coding sequence ATGTCCGATACTGATAATTCCCGCCGAACCTTCATGGCGCTTGCAGCCGCCGCACCGGCCGCCCTTGCTCTCAGTGGAACGGCTTCGGCCCAAACCTCCGCAGCCAATCCTGGCACTGTCCCTGGCGCCGGCCGGGCTGCCGTCATCACCGGCTCGTCGCGTGGCATCGGCGCTGCCACTGCCCGCCGTCTGGCGCGCGACGGCTATGCCGTTACGGTGAACTACCTCACCAATCGCGACCTGGCCGATCAAGTCGTAGCCGACATCAAGGCGGCTGGCGGTCGTGCAATGGCGCGCCAGGCGGACGTTGCAGATCCGGCTGCTGTCAAGGCCTTGTTCAATGCCCATGACGAGGCTTATGGCGGCGTGGACGTGGTGGTCAACAATGCCGGGATCATGAATGTCGGTCCCTTTTCCCACATGACCGACGATGCTTTCAATCGAATGATCGCAACCAATATGACGGGTAGTTTCAATGTTTTACGCGAGGCGGCACGACGCACCCGTGACGGCGGCAGGATCGTCAGCCTGAGCTCGAGCATCATTCTCCAGAAGCCCGCATATACGGGTGCCTACGCAGCCACCAAGGCAGCGCAGGAAATTTACTCGAGCGTGCTCGCCAAAGAACTGGCGGGCCGCAATATCTCGGTCAACGCCGTGTCACCAGGCGCCGTCGATACCCAGTTGCTGCGCCAGCATGGCGAGGAAGCACTCCGAGGTATTCCTGAAGCGACACCTCTGCGGCGTCTGGGTCAACCGGAGGACATCGCAAACGTCATCGCGCTTCTCTGCTCCCAGGACGGCGCATGGATCGACGGGCAAAACGTCTTCGCGAACGGCGGCCTCGGTTGA
- a CDS encoding AraC family transcriptional regulator translates to MSSSLLAAVTAYIEEQGGGQGLFPTPIEGFNIVRSFQAMMPMRALYRPSLCVVIQGAKEIHFGDDRLDYGALECLVVSVELPAKGRIVEASPEAPYVGVTIDFDVATMREVLEQLDTPPVPASDPGPCVFVGKVDEPLADCLLRLIRMTKTPKAIPILYPSVMREICYWLLSGPHGAELCKLALPESNIERVAKAISTLHVNFAQTLRIEQLAEIARMSPSSFHQHFKALTSMSPLQFQKQLRLLEARRLMVAEAANVAEAAYQVGYESASQFSREYSRTFGAAPKQDVMNQQRLYSKYASRKVQSA, encoded by the coding sequence GTGTCGTCATCGCTTCTTGCGGCGGTCACCGCCTATATCGAAGAACAGGGTGGCGGGCAGGGCCTATTTCCAACGCCAATAGAAGGCTTCAACATCGTCCGGTCTTTCCAGGCGATGATGCCGATGCGGGCGCTTTACCGGCCGTCGCTCTGTGTCGTGATTCAGGGCGCGAAGGAGATCCACTTCGGAGACGACAGGCTGGACTACGGCGCGTTGGAGTGCCTGGTCGTGAGCGTCGAGCTTCCGGCGAAGGGTCGGATCGTAGAGGCAAGTCCTGAGGCGCCTTATGTCGGTGTCACCATCGATTTCGACGTCGCCACGATGCGCGAGGTTCTGGAGCAGCTGGATACCCCGCCAGTTCCAGCTTCTGATCCTGGACCCTGTGTTTTTGTGGGCAAGGTGGACGAACCATTGGCAGACTGCCTCCTGCGTCTGATCCGGATGACGAAGACACCGAAGGCAATCCCGATCCTTTATCCATCGGTGATGCGCGAGATCTGCTACTGGTTGCTGAGTGGACCGCATGGCGCCGAACTCTGCAAGCTGGCGCTTCCGGAATCGAATATCGAGCGCGTGGCCAAAGCCATATCTACGCTGCACGTGAACTTCGCGCAGACGCTGCGGATCGAACAATTGGCAGAGATTGCTCGGATGAGCCCGTCGTCCTTCCACCAGCACTTCAAGGCGCTGACCTCGATGTCCCCGCTTCAGTTCCAGAAACAACTGCGCCTTCTCGAGGCTCGACGCCTGATGGTTGCCGAGGCCGCAAACGTGGCGGAGGCTGCCTACCAGGTCGGCTACGAAAGTGCTTCGCAATTCAGCCGCGAATATTCTCGCACGTTTGGGGCTGCGCCAAAGCAGGACGTCATGAACCAGCAGCGCCTGTACAGCAAGTACGCCAGCAGGAAGGTGCAAAGTGCGTAG
- a CDS encoding thermonuclease family protein: protein MVGLLYSLFETGPTQFFLGPAGKSPHVAEQVGSSFAVTDGDTVHVAGEKAGTRLVGFNTPETFSPQCRYERELGNRAKERLKELVSSPNVQLTKVACACPTGTEGTDACNYGRSCGVLKVGGRDVGQILIAEGLAVPFICRGDRCPRTPRPWCGQQSL from the coding sequence ATGGTCGGCCTTCTTTACTCACTGTTCGAGACCGGACCGACGCAATTTTTTCTTGGTCCGGCTGGCAAGTCGCCGCATGTGGCGGAGCAGGTCGGATCATCGTTTGCGGTGACAGACGGCGATACCGTCCACGTTGCGGGAGAGAAGGCTGGGACGCGCCTCGTTGGCTTCAACACACCTGAGACCTTCAGCCCTCAATGCAGGTATGAACGGGAACTGGGCAACCGCGCAAAAGAGCGTCTGAAGGAGCTGGTCAGTTCGCCAAACGTGCAACTCACAAAGGTGGCGTGTGCTTGTCCAACCGGTACCGAAGGAACGGACGCGTGTAATTACGGACGCAGTTGCGGCGTCTTGAAGGTCGGAGGACGGGACGTGGGTCAAATCCTGATTGCCGAAGGTCTCGCCGTTCCGTTCATTTGTCGAGGAGACCGCTGTCCGAGAACCCCACGGCCGTGGTGCGGGCAGCAATCATTATGA
- a CDS encoding DedA family protein has protein sequence MDPLGSLIDWIATYGVVGLFAIGLAERFIPALPSYGVLVAIGIAAVDGAWSVPVATIVTTTGSFCGGLALYLLVRALGQNRSVRLLYRTGRLLGLASARIDKTLASFRERERTLIFASQLIPTVRLIAPVVAGLIHADFRRFAGGTVLGITLWNGLFIAAGYFAVLLAPGMSASTLAIKMLVLLIATEALLALTWRVAARCRWRAAPRGSRS, from the coding sequence GTGGACCCGCTCGGAAGCCTCATCGACTGGATCGCGACATACGGAGTGGTCGGCCTGTTCGCGATCGGACTGGCGGAGCGCTTCATTCCCGCTCTGCCGTCCTACGGTGTCCTGGTCGCAATCGGCATTGCTGCTGTTGACGGCGCCTGGTCCGTCCCGGTCGCTACCATCGTTACGACGACCGGAAGCTTTTGCGGAGGGCTTGCCCTCTACCTGCTCGTTCGCGCATTGGGACAGAACAGGTCCGTCCGGCTGCTGTATCGGACAGGCAGGTTGCTGGGCCTGGCATCAGCACGCATCGACAAAACTCTCGCATCATTCCGGGAGCGGGAGCGCACCCTGATCTTCGCCTCCCAACTCATACCGACGGTGCGCCTGATCGCGCCCGTGGTCGCCGGACTCATTCATGCGGACTTCCGACGATTTGCCGGCGGGACCGTGCTAGGCATCACTCTATGGAATGGCCTGTTCATCGCGGCTGGCTACTTTGCCGTGCTGTTAGCTCCTGGAATGTCCGCATCGACTTTGGCGATCAAGATGCTTGTCCTCCTCATCGCAACCGAGGCGCTGCTCGCGCTGACATGGCGAGTTGCCGCTCGGTGCCGGTGGCGAGCAGCCCCAAGGGGGAGCCGCTCATGA
- a CDS encoding efflux RND transporter periplasmic adaptor subunit, which produces MRELQSTQNGLMTGMIARIRACVTLAGLLTLAACDDPRNAQSQTVVPPPPAVTVVAIRRDEVPIFVEMPGRTSAFQTAEIRPQIGGLIQKRMFTEGQEIKAGHQLYQIDPAPYQASLNSAEAALARAEASVSLAESNANRARILTGTRVMSQRDLETAEATLRQANADVLSAEASVEAARINLAYTRVLSPIDGRTGRSSVTAGALVTANQTAALLTITRLDPIYVDLTQPSARLLQQQRAIASGALRRDTADQAPARLILEDGSEYPRPGKLQFSEVVVDRGTGSITLRAIFPNPEGTLMPGMFVRARVEEGVADRALLVPQQAVTRTPRGEASAFVVNAQGVVEARILTTERAIGTNWLVTDGIQQGERVIVEGVQRVRPGGTVKATETTMQALNERNDNATQAARPRVGG; this is translated from the coding sequence ATGCGTGAATTGCAGTCAACACAAAATGGCCTGATGACCGGCATGATTGCGCGCATACGCGCTTGTGTCACCCTTGCAGGATTGCTGACCCTTGCGGCTTGCGACGATCCGCGGAACGCGCAATCTCAGACAGTTGTCCCACCGCCGCCCGCCGTCACGGTCGTCGCCATTCGCCGCGACGAGGTGCCGATCTTTGTCGAGATGCCAGGGCGCACATCCGCTTTTCAGACTGCCGAAATCCGGCCGCAGATCGGCGGCTTGATCCAGAAGCGGATGTTCACCGAAGGTCAGGAGATTAAGGCGGGCCACCAGCTCTATCAGATTGATCCTGCTCCCTATCAAGCGAGCCTCAACAGCGCCGAGGCTGCTCTGGCTCGTGCCGAAGCGTCGGTCAGCCTGGCCGAAAGCAATGCCAACCGCGCCAGGATCCTCACCGGCACCAGGGTTATGAGTCAGCGGGATCTGGAAACCGCGGAAGCGACGCTGCGCCAGGCGAATGCGGATGTGCTTTCGGCCGAGGCCTCGGTCGAGGCCGCACGGATCAACTTGGCCTATACACGCGTCCTATCACCCATCGACGGCCGTACCGGCCGCTCCTCGGTGACCGCCGGGGCGCTCGTCACCGCCAACCAGACCGCAGCGCTGCTCACCATCACTCGGCTGGATCCGATCTATGTCGATCTGACGCAGCCGAGCGCGCGCCTGCTGCAACAGCAGCGGGCGATCGCGAGCGGTGCGTTACGGCGCGACACAGCCGACCAGGCGCCGGCCCGGCTGATTCTAGAGGACGGCTCCGAATATCCTCGTCCCGGCAAACTGCAGTTCTCCGAGGTCGTCGTCGACCGGGGCACCGGCTCGATCACGTTACGCGCCATCTTCCCCAACCCCGAGGGGACGCTGATGCCCGGCATGTTCGTCCGCGCCCGGGTCGAGGAAGGGGTTGCCGACCGGGCTCTATTGGTGCCCCAGCAGGCCGTCACGCGCACCCCGCGCGGAGAGGCTTCGGCCTTTGTCGTGAACGCGCAGGGCGTGGTGGAAGCACGTATCCTCACGACCGAGCGCGCCATAGGCACCAACTGGCTCGTCACCGACGGTATCCAGCAGGGTGAACGCGTCATCGTCGAAGGCGTCCAGCGGGTGCGTCCGGGCGGCACTGTCAAAGCGACCGAGACGACAATGCAGGCACTCAACGAGCGAAACGACAACGCAACCCAGGCCGCGCGCCCGCGCGTCGGCGGCTGA
- a CDS encoding efflux RND transporter permease subunit — MARFFIDRPVFAWVIAIAIVLFGVLSLRTLPVSQYPAIAPPAISINVSYPGASAVTVQDTVVQVIEQQLNGIDNLLYFTANSSKDGSATITLTFAQGTDPDTAQVQVQNKLSLATPRLPQIVQQQGIRVAKSAGNFLLVVGLVSTDGSMDRTDISDFIVSSLQDPLSRTAGVGDFQVFGSQYAMRIWLDPAKLVNFSMTPSDVSAAIRAQNVQVASGELGAEPAVPDQQMNATVVGPSYLQTPEEFGAILLRVQPDGSQVRLRDVARVEIGSENYTTLSYFNGQPAAGIGIRLASGANALDAAAAVRATIARLRPSFPAGLEAVYPLDTTPFVRLSIESVIYTLIEAVVLVFLVMFLFLQNFRATLIPTIAVPVVLLGTFAVLQVAGFSINTLTMFGMVLAIGLLVDDAIVVVENVERVMAEEHLSPLEATRKSMDQITGALVGIGLVLSAVFLPMAFFGGSTGVIYRQFSITVATAMGLSVLVAIIFTPALCATILKPHKPGQGQRGFFGWFNRGFDWATRGYASGVRHALRRPLRMMMMFAALLVILAVMFVRLPSAFLPDEDQGTAYVQVVSPPGATTARTQRTLDEISRFIREEESSVVASTFAINGFSFTGRGQSAGMAFLSLRNWSDRPGAQNSVQALTRRIMARFANYPDAMVFAFAPPAITELGNATGFNFQLLDRGGLGHEALMGARGQLLGLAAQSPVLAGVRPNGQNDEAQFRLVIDWERASALGLSVSDINSTLSTAWGATYVNDFMDRGRVKRVYMQGDASARMLPGDLDRWFIRNASGQLVSFSAFGHAEWSYGSPRLERFNGVASVEIAGAAAPGYTSGQAMAEMERLVAQLPAGFGFDWSGISYEERLSGAQAPALYALSLLIVFLCLAALYESWSIPAAVMLIVPLGILGAVAAMLGRGLSNDVYFQVGLLTTVGLAAKNAILIVEFAKDGFDRGQSLVEAALEAARQRLRPIIMTSLAFGLGVLPLVVASGAGSGGQNAIGTGVLGGVMSGTLFAIILVPVFFVIVLKLFRTRRKGEAEQAAAAPHPLPTPGEEARCSAW, encoded by the coding sequence ATGGCCCGTTTTTTCATCGATCGCCCGGTCTTCGCCTGGGTGATCGCAATTGCGATCGTGTTGTTCGGCGTTTTGTCGTTGCGTACGCTGCCGGTCTCCCAGTATCCAGCAATCGCCCCGCCCGCGATCTCGATCAATGTGAGCTATCCGGGCGCCTCCGCCGTGACGGTGCAGGATACGGTGGTTCAGGTCATCGAGCAGCAGCTCAATGGCATCGACAACCTGCTCTACTTCACCGCCAACAGCAGCAAGGATGGCAGCGCCACCATCACGTTGACCTTCGCGCAAGGCACCGATCCGGACACTGCGCAGGTTCAGGTGCAGAACAAGCTGTCGCTGGCTACGCCCCGCCTGCCGCAGATCGTGCAGCAGCAGGGAATTCGCGTCGCAAAGTCAGCTGGCAACTTCTTGTTGGTCGTCGGTCTGGTGTCGACCGATGGAAGCATGGACCGGACCGACATCTCGGATTTCATTGTCTCCTCGCTGCAGGATCCGTTGAGCCGTACCGCGGGCGTCGGCGACTTTCAGGTGTTCGGTTCCCAGTACGCCATGCGCATCTGGCTCGACCCTGCGAAGCTGGTGAACTTCAGCATGACACCGTCCGATGTGTCGGCCGCGATCCGGGCCCAGAACGTACAGGTCGCCAGCGGCGAGCTCGGCGCGGAACCGGCAGTTCCGGACCAACAGATGAATGCGACTGTCGTCGGTCCGTCCTATCTGCAAACGCCTGAGGAGTTCGGCGCCATCCTGCTGCGTGTACAGCCCGACGGTTCTCAGGTGCGGCTGCGCGACGTGGCACGAGTTGAGATCGGCAGCGAGAACTATACGACCCTTAGCTATTTCAATGGACAGCCGGCGGCTGGGATCGGCATCAGACTGGCGAGCGGTGCGAATGCCCTTGACGCCGCAGCCGCAGTGCGCGCGACGATCGCGCGCCTACGGCCCTCCTTTCCTGCCGGTCTCGAAGCCGTCTACCCTCTGGATACGACGCCGTTCGTCCGCCTGTCGATCGAGAGCGTGATCTATACGCTGATCGAGGCGGTCGTGCTCGTCTTCCTGGTGATGTTCCTGTTCCTGCAGAATTTCCGGGCGACGTTGATTCCAACCATCGCGGTCCCGGTGGTGCTGCTCGGCACCTTTGCGGTGCTGCAGGTGGCAGGGTTCAGCATCAACACGCTAACGATGTTCGGGATGGTGCTGGCGATCGGCCTCCTGGTCGATGACGCCATCGTGGTGGTCGAGAATGTCGAGCGCGTGATGGCCGAGGAGCATCTGTCGCCGCTCGAGGCGACCCGCAAGTCCATGGACCAAATCACGGGGGCGCTCGTCGGTATAGGCCTCGTGCTGTCCGCGGTGTTCCTGCCCATGGCCTTCTTCGGCGGCTCCACCGGCGTCATCTATCGCCAGTTCTCAATCACCGTCGCAACCGCCATGGGCCTTTCGGTGCTCGTCGCGATCATCTTCACCCCGGCGCTTTGCGCCACAATTCTGAAGCCGCACAAGCCAGGCCAGGGCCAGCGGGGCTTCTTCGGCTGGTTCAACCGTGGTTTCGACTGGGCCACTCGTGGCTATGCAAGCGGCGTCCGGCACGCGCTCAGGCGGCCGCTGCGGATGATGATGATGTTCGCGGCCCTGTTGGTCATACTCGCGGTAATGTTCGTGCGCTTGCCGAGCGCCTTCCTGCCTGACGAGGATCAGGGGACCGCGTACGTTCAGGTCGTCTCGCCCCCCGGGGCGACCACAGCGCGCACGCAACGCACGCTCGATGAAATTTCCCGCTTTATTCGCGAGGAGGAGAGCAGCGTCGTCGCTTCAACGTTCGCCATCAATGGGTTCAGCTTCACCGGCCGAGGTCAGAGCGCCGGCATGGCATTCCTCAGCCTGCGCAATTGGTCGGACCGCCCCGGCGCTCAAAACAGCGTGCAGGCATTGACGCGGCGTATCATGGCCCGCTTTGCCAACTACCCCGATGCGATGGTCTTCGCCTTCGCACCACCCGCAATCACCGAGCTGGGCAATGCCACGGGTTTCAACTTTCAGCTCCTCGATCGCGGCGGCCTCGGACACGAGGCCCTCATGGGTGCTCGCGGCCAGCTTCTGGGCCTGGCGGCGCAAAGCCCTGTGCTTGCGGGCGTGCGACCGAACGGGCAGAACGATGAAGCCCAGTTCCGCCTGGTGATCGATTGGGAACGCGCCAGCGCCCTCGGCCTTTCGGTATCCGACATCAACAGCACGCTCTCCACCGCCTGGGGGGCAACGTACGTGAACGACTTCATGGATCGGGGCCGCGTGAAGCGAGTCTACATGCAGGGCGACGCCTCGGCGCGCATGCTGCCGGGCGACCTCGACCGCTGGTTCATTCGCAACGCCAGCGGACAATTGGTGTCTTTTTCCGCCTTTGGCCATGCCGAATGGAGTTACGGTTCGCCGCGGCTCGAACGGTTCAACGGCGTTGCCTCGGTGGAGATCGCCGGCGCTGCGGCACCCGGGTACACCAGCGGCCAGGCGATGGCCGAGATGGAGCGGCTTGTCGCGCAGCTGCCGGCCGGCTTCGGCTTCGACTGGAGCGGCATCTCCTACGAGGAGCGGCTGTCGGGAGCCCAGGCTCCTGCGCTCTATGCGCTATCGCTACTGATTGTCTTCCTTTGCCTGGCGGCGCTCTACGAAAGCTGGTCGATCCCGGCGGCTGTGATGCTCATCGTGCCGCTTGGGATCTTGGGTGCGGTCGCGGCTATGCTCGGCCGCGGGCTGTCGAACGATGTTTATTTCCAGGTCGGCTTGCTTACCACCGTCGGTCTCGCTGCGAAGAATGCCATCTTGATCGTCGAATTTGCCAAGGACGGCTTCGATCGCGGGCAAAGCCTGGTCGAGGCGGCGCTAGAGGCCGCTCGCCAGCGCCTGAGGCCGATCATCATGACCTCGCTCGCTTTCGGTCTTGGCGTCCTGCCGCTCGTTGTTGCCAGTGGTGCAGGGTCTGGCGGGCAGAATGCGATCGGGACGGGGGTGCTCGGCGGAGTGATGAGCGGTACGCTCTTTGCCATCATCTTAGTGCCAGTCTTCTTCGTTATTGTGCTCAAGCTGTTCCGAACCAGGAGAAAGGGTGAGGCGGAGCAGGCGGCAGCTGCGCCGCATCCTCTCCCGACACCAGGAGAGGAAGCGCGATGCTCTGCCTGGTGA
- a CDS encoding class I SAM-dependent methyltransferase, with the protein MTSKAADAFHFFRAWLSDPLRVAAVVPSGRALSALMVSEVSPEIGPVIELGPGTGAFTRALIAKGIAEENLALIEFGSDFAAKLNFHFPCATTLRMDAARLHDVVLFNGMPAGAVISGLPLLSMPPRKVLSILNGAFAHLRADGAFYQFTYGPRCPISRPLLDRLGLKASFIGHTFANIPPAAVYRIRRRKPRRTPAQHLLQLPASTSGQQPWPWDRRSNDRCQP; encoded by the coding sequence ATGACAAGCAAAGCGGCCGACGCCTTCCACTTCTTTCGTGCCTGGCTCTCCGACCCCCTCCGTGTCGCCGCTGTCGTGCCGTCCGGACGCGCGTTGTCGGCTCTGATGGTATCGGAGGTCTCGCCGGAGATCGGCCCAGTCATCGAACTCGGCCCCGGGACGGGTGCGTTCACACGCGCTCTGATCGCGAAGGGTATAGCCGAAGAGAACCTGGCGCTCATCGAATTCGGATCGGATTTCGCCGCAAAGCTGAATTTCCACTTTCCATGCGCAACAACCCTCAGGATGGATGCGGCAAGACTGCACGACGTTGTTCTGTTCAACGGCATGCCGGCAGGGGCCGTCATAAGCGGCCTCCCGCTACTCTCGATGCCCCCTAGGAAAGTCCTTTCGATCCTGAATGGGGCATTCGCACACCTTCGCGCCGACGGCGCGTTTTATCAGTTCACCTATGGCCCGCGATGCCCGATCTCAAGGCCTCTGCTCGATCGTTTGGGCCTGAAGGCTAGCTTTATTGGGCATACGTTTGCAAACATTCCTCCGGCGGCCGTCTACCGGATTCGTCGGCGCAAGCCGCGACGCACGCCAGCGCAACACTTGCTCCAGTTGCCGGCGTCGACCAGCGGCCAGCAGCCCTGGCCATGGGACAGGCGGTCTAATGACCGATGTCAGCCATAA
- a CDS encoding calcium-binding protein, which produces MYTALVDGNDTINDTLGSLDELDVLFFADLEEDDVELFDDGDDAIITIGSTGETITMLGWGVEKVAFANGVTWDMV; this is translated from the coding sequence ATGTATACAGCCTTGGTAGATGGCAATGACACTATCAATGATACCTTAGGTTCTCTGGATGAGCTTGACGTCCTCTTCTTTGCTGATCTCGAAGAAGATGATGTGGAGCTTTTCGACGATGGAGATGACGCAATCATTACAATCGGATCCACTGGCGAAACAATCACAATGTTGGGCTGGGGCGTCGAAAAGGTAGCTTTCGCAAATGGCGTAACCTGGGACATGGTATAG